One genomic window of Lagenorhynchus albirostris chromosome 17, mLagAlb1.1, whole genome shotgun sequence includes the following:
- the LOC132508228 gene encoding serine/threonine-protein phosphatase 4 regulatory subunit 3A translates to MTDTRRRVKVYTLNEDRQWDDRGTGHVSSGYVERLKGMSLLVRAESDGSLLLESKINPNTAYQKQQDTLIVWSEAENYDLALSFQEKAGCDEIWEKICQVQGKDPSVDITQDLVDESEEECFDDMSSPGLELPSCELSRLEEIAELVASSLPSPLRREKLALALENEGYIKKLLELFHVCEDLENIEGLHHLYEIIKGIFLLNRTALFEVMFSEECIMDVIGCLEYDPALSQPRKHREFLTKTAKFKEVIPISDPELKQKIHQTYRVQYIQDMVLPTPSVFEENMLSTLHSFIFFNKVEIVGMLQEDEKFLTDLFAQLTDEATDEEKRQELVNFLKEFCAFSQTLQPQNRDAFFKTLSNMGILPALEVILGMDDTQVRSAATDIFSYLVEYNPSMVREFVMQEAQQNDDDILLINLIIEHMICDTDPELGGAVQLMGLLRTLVDPENMLATANKTEKTEFLGFFYKHCMHVLTAPLLANTTEDKPSKDDFQTAQLLALVLELLTFCVEHHTYHIKNYIINKDILRRVLVLMASKHAFLALCALRFKRKIIGLKDEFYNRYIMKSFLFEPVVKAFLNNGSRYNLMNSAIIKMFEFIRVEDIKSLTAHVIENYWKALEDVDYVQTFKGLKLRFEQQRERQDNPKLDSMRSILRNHRYRRDARTLEDEEEMWFNTDEDDMEDGEAVVSPSDKTKSDDDIMDPISKFMERKKLKESEEKEVLLKTNLSGRQSPSFELSLSSGTKTTLSSQSPATNLPGSPGSPGSPGSPGSPGSIPKNTSQTAAITTKGGLVGLVDYPDDDEDDDEDEDKEDTLPLSKKAKFES, encoded by the exons ATGACCGACACCCGGCGGCGGGTGAAGGTTTACACACTCAACGAGGACCGGCAGTGGGACGACCGGGGCACCGGGCATGTGTCGTCCGGCTACGTGGAGCGGCTGAAGGGCATGTCCCTGCTTGTCAGGGCCGAGAGTGACGGTTCTCTACTTTTAGAGTCCAAAATAAATCCTAATACTGCATACCAGAAACAACAGGACACTTTGATTGTGTGGTCTGAAGCAGAAAATTATGACTTGGCCCTTAGCTTTCAAGAAAAAGCTGGATGTGATgaaatttgggagaaaatatgtCAGGTTCAAGGAAAGGACCCATCAGTGGACATCACTCAGGACCTTGTAGATGAGTCTGAAGAGGAGTGTTTTGATGATATGTCATCGCCAGGTTTAGAATTGCCATCTTGTGAATTAAGTCGCCTTGAGGAAATTGCAGAACTTGTGGCATCATCTTTACCTTCCCCCCTGCGTCGTGAAAAACTTGCACTAGCACTGGAAAATGAGGGTTACATTAAAAAGCTCTTAGAGCTTTTTCATGTGTGTGaggatttggaaaatattgaagGACTGCACCACTTGTATGAAATTATCAAAGGCATCTTCCTCTTGAATCGAACTGCTCTTTTTGAAGTTATGTTCTCTGAGGAATGTATAATGGACGTCATTGGATGCTTAGAATATGATCCTGCTTTATCACAACCACGAAAACATAGGGAATTTCTAACAAAAACAGCCAAGTTTAAAGAAGTGATTCCCATATCAGATCCTGAGCTGAAACAAAAAATTCATCAGACATACCGAGTTCAGTATATACAAGACATGGTTCTACCTACCCCTTCAGTCTTTGAAGAAAATATGTTATCAACACTtcactcttttatctttttcaataaGGTAGAAATTGTTGGTATGTTacaggaagatgaaaaatttctgacAGATTTGTTTGCACAGCTAACAGATGAAgcaacagatgaggaaaaaagacaggaattggttaactttttaaaagaattttgtgcGTTCTCCCAAACGCTACAACCTCAAAACAGAGATGCTTTTTTCAAGACTTTGTCAAACATGGGTATATTACCAGCTTTAGAAGTCATCCTTGGCATGGATGATACACAGGTGCGAAGTGCTGCTACTGATATATTCTCATACTTGGTTGAATATAATCCATCCATGGTACGAGAGTTTGTCATGCAGGAGGCACAACAGAATGATGAT gatatTTTGCTCATCAACCTCATTATAGAACATATGATTTGTGATACAGACCCTGAACTTGGAGGAGCAGTCCAGCTTATGGGCCTCCTTCGAACATTAGTTGACCCAGAAAACATGTTAGCTACtgccaataaaacagaaaagactgAATTTCTGGGTTTCTTCTACAAGCACTGTATGCATGTCCTTACTGCTCCCTTACTGGCAAATACAACAGAAGACAAACCTAGCAAAGATGATTTTCAGACTGCCCAGTTGTTGGCACTTGTATTggaattgttaacattttgtgtgGAGCACCATACCTACCACATAAAGAACTACATTATTAATAAGGACATTCTCCGGAGAGTGTTAGTTCTTATGGCCTCGAAGCATGCTTTCTTGGCATTATGTGCTCTTCGTTTTAAGAGAAAGATTATTGGATTAAAAGATGAGTTTTACAACCGCTATATAatgaaaagttttttgtttgaaCCAGTAGTCAAAGCATTTCTCAACAATGGATCCCGCTACAATCTGATGAACTCTgccataataaaaatgtttgaatttaTTAGAGTGGAAGATATAAAATCATTAACTGCTCATGTAATTGAAAATTACTGGAAAGCATTGGAAGATGTAGATTATGTACAAACATTTAAAGGATTGAAACTGAGATTTGAACAACAAAGAGAAAGGCAAGATAATCCCAAACTTGACAGTATGCGTTCCATTTTGAGGAATCATAGATATCGAAGAGACGCCAGAACACTAGAAGATGAAGAGGAGATGTGGTTCAACACAGATGAAGATGACATGGAAGATGGAGAAGCTGTCGTGTCTCCATCTGACAAAACTAAGAGTGATGATGACATTATGGATCCAATAAGTAAATTCATggagaggaagaaattaaaagaaagtgaGGAAAAGGAGGTGCTTCTGAAAACGAATCTTTCTGGTCGGCAGAGCCCAAGTTTCGAGCTTTCCCTCTCTAGTGGAACAAAGACTACCCTCTCTAGCCAGTCACCTGCAACAAATCTGCCTGGTTCTCCAGGCTCACCTGGATCCCCAGGATCTCCAGGCTCTCCTGGATCCATCCCTAAAAATACATCTCAGACGGCAGCTATTACTACCAAGGGAGGCCTCGTGGGTCTGGTAGATTATCCtgatgatgatgaggatgatgatgaggACGAAGACAAGGAAGACACGCTCCCTTTGTCAAAGAAAGCAAAGTTTGAGTCATAA